From a single Myxocyprinus asiaticus isolate MX2 ecotype Aquarium Trade chromosome 47, UBuf_Myxa_2, whole genome shotgun sequence genomic region:
- the LOC127436733 gene encoding achaete-scute homolog 1a gives MDITAKMEISVNQQQFMPPACFFAAASQSIQLSPTDSQCSNKSASKQAKRQRSSSPELLRCKRRLNFAGFGYSLPQQQPHAVARRNERERNRVKLVNNGFATLREHVPNGAANKKMSKVETLRSAVEYIRALQQLLDEHDAVSAAFQSGVLSPTISQNYSNDMNSMAGSPVSSYSSDEGSYDPLSPEEQELLDFTNWF, from the coding sequence ATGGACATCACTGCCAAGATGGAGATAAGCGTTAACCAGCAGCAGTTCATGCCACCTGCCTGCTTTTTCGCTGCTGCTTCCCAGAGCATCCAGCTGAGTCCAACCGACAGCCAGTGCAGCAACAAGTCCGCGTCCAAGCAGGCGAAGAGGCAGCGCTCGTCCTCTCCGGAGCTGCTCCGGTGCAAGAGGAGGCTTAACTTCGCGGGCTTCGGGTACAGCTTGCCCCAGCAGCAGCCGCACGCAGTGGCCCGGCGCAACGAGCGAGAACGCAACCGGGTGAAACTGGTGAACAACGGCTTTGCCACTCTGCGCGAACACGTTCCCAACGGCGCCGCGAACAAGAAGATGAGCAAAGTGGAAACGCTGCGCTCGGCCGTGGAGTACATCCGTGCGCTCCAGCAGCTCCTGGATGAGCATGACGCGGTGAGCGCGGCGTTCCAGTCGGGCGTCCTGTCACCCACCATCTCCCAGAACTACTCTAATGACATGAACTCTATGGCTGGTTCGCCAGTGTCCTCTTACTCCTCGGACGAGGGTTCCTACGACCCACTGAGTCCAGAAGAACAAGAGCTCTTGGACTTCACCAACTGGTTTTGA
- the LOC127436746 gene encoding phenylalanine-4-hydroxylase-like: MDAGLRQSNGEHGKKGSLTSSYLEEPINQSGVLSCIFSLKEEVGALAKALRLFEEKGINLTHIESRPSRKNKLEYEFFISVDSASSNVLDEVVDSLRKQISGQVHELSRNKQKDTVPWFPNDIQDLDRFANQILSYGSELDADHPGFTDLVYRARRKEFADIAYNYRHGQPIPHVEYTAEEKATWGTVFKELKTLYPTHACREHNRVFPLLEKYCGYREDNIPQLEDISRYLQSCTGFRLRPVAGLLSSRDFLAGLAFRVFHSTQYIRHSSKPMYTPEPDICHELLGHVPLFADPSFAQFSQEIGLASLGAPDEFIEKLATVYWFTVEFGLCKQGNEVKAYGAGLLSSFGELQYSLTDKPKLQPFEPESTCLQKYPITEFQPVYFVAESFEDAKEKVRRFAATIPKPFSVHYNAYTQSIEVLDNTQQLKNLADSISGEISVLCNALRKME; encoded by the exons ATGGACGCAGGTCTCAGACAGAGCAACGGGGAACACGGGAAAAAG GGCTCTTTGACCTCCTCCTACCTGGAAGAACCAATAAACCAATCAGGAGTGTTGTCTTGCATCTTCTCCCTGAAGGAAGAGGTTGGCGCACTCGCAAAGGCTCTCAGACTGTTTGAG GAGAAAGGCATTAACCTGACCCACATTGAGTCCCGTCCATCACGCAAGAATAAATTGGAATATGAGTTCTTCATCAGTGTGGATTCGGCTTCCTCAAATGTTCTTGACGAAGTTGTGGATAGTCTGCGCAAACAGATCAGTGGCCAAGTGCATGAGCTGTCTCGCAACAAACAGAAAGACACAG TTCCATGGTTCCCCAATGACATCCAGGACTTGGATCGTTTTGCCAACCAGATTCTCAGTTATGGGTCAGAGCTGGATGCAGACCATCCT GGCTTTACAGACCTGGTGTACCGAGCCAGGAGAAAGGAATTTGCTGACATTGCCTACAACTACAGACA TGGACAGCCTATTCCTCATGTGGAATACACTGCTGAAGAGAAGGCCACATGGGGAACGGTTTTCAAAGAGTTGAAGACTTTGTACCCCACACACGCCTGCCGTGAACACAACCGTGTTTTCCCACTGCTGGAGAAATACTGTGGGTACCGTGAAGACAACATCCCACAGCTAGAGGACATCTCACGCTACCTGCAGT CATGCACAGGTTTCCGGCTGCGCCCTGTGGCAGGTCTCCTCTCCTCTCGGGACTTCTTGGCTGGTCTCGCCTTCCGAGTGTTTCACTCTACCCAGTACATACGCCATAGCTCCAAGCCCATGTACACACCTGAGCC ggACATCTGCCATGAGCTGCTGGGACATGTCCCATTGTTTGCTGACCCAAGTTTTGCCCAATTCTCACAG GAAATTGGACTTGCTTCCTTGGGCGCACCTGATGAATTCATTGAGAAGCTGGCTACA gtcTACTGGTTCACCGTGGAATTCGGTCTGTGCAAGCAAGGAAATGAAGTAAAAGCTTATGGAGCTGGTCTGCTCTCATCTTTTGGAGAACTCCAG TACTCTTTGACAGACAAACCAAAACTCCAGCCCTTTGAGCCAGAGAGCACGTGCCTGCAGAAGTATCCCATCACAGAGTTCCAGCCAGTTTACTTTGTGGCTGAGAGTTTTGAGGATGCCAAAGAAAAAGTCAG GAGATTTGCAGCCACCATTCCCAAACCTTTTTCAGTGCACTACAATGCATACACACAGAGCATTGAGGTGTTGGACAACACACAGCAGCTGAAAAACCTGGCTGACAGCATCAGTG gtgagATCTCAGTCCTTTGCAATGCCCTAAGGAAGATGGAGTGA